In Microbulbifer celer, a single window of DNA contains:
- the msrP gene encoding protein-methionine-sulfoxide reductase catalytic subunit MsrP, producing MLIKSPARSALSEGQTTPESAYASKGRVSRRSVITGLSAGLGGLALSRSAFGLDLFGSDDRESAPRKPLQFTPHKPVPDLVLTPEKKVITHNNFYEFGTGKTDPVENSQGLKTEPWTLTVEGEVAKPATVDVWKLMSDIGLEERIYRMRCVEAWSMVIPWIGFELGKFLKRFEPTSRAKYVAFETLYDPEQMPGQRNRYVGGGVDYPYVEGLRMDEAMHPLTILSVGLYGKTLPPQNGAPIRLVVPWKYGFKGIKSIVKIRLVEKMPPTSWNRLASNEYGFYANVNPAVDHPRWSQASERFIGPGGLFAVKRQKTLPFNGYGEEVASLYADMDLRKFF from the coding sequence GTGCTGATTAAATCCCCCGCGCGCAGTGCCCTGAGCGAGGGGCAGACTACCCCGGAGTCTGCCTACGCATCGAAAGGAAGGGTATCCCGTCGCAGTGTAATCACAGGTCTGAGCGCAGGTCTGGGCGGACTGGCACTTTCTCGCAGTGCCTTCGGACTGGATCTTTTCGGTAGTGACGATCGCGAGAGCGCCCCGCGCAAACCGCTACAGTTCACGCCGCACAAGCCGGTGCCGGATCTGGTGCTTACCCCGGAAAAAAAGGTCATCACCCATAACAACTTCTACGAGTTCGGCACCGGCAAGACCGATCCGGTAGAAAACAGTCAGGGGCTAAAAACCGAACCCTGGACGCTTACTGTGGAGGGCGAAGTGGCCAAGCCGGCCACTGTGGATGTCTGGAAACTGATGTCAGATATCGGTCTGGAAGAGCGGATTTACCGCATGCGCTGTGTCGAGGCCTGGTCCATGGTCATCCCGTGGATCGGGTTCGAATTGGGTAAGTTTCTCAAGCGTTTTGAACCCACCAGCCGCGCAAAGTACGTCGCTTTTGAAACACTTTATGATCCGGAGCAGATGCCCGGCCAGCGCAACCGCTATGTGGGGGGCGGCGTCGACTATCCCTACGTGGAGGGGCTGCGCATGGACGAAGCCATGCACCCGCTTACTATTCTATCCGTTGGCCTCTACGGCAAAACTCTGCCACCGCAGAACGGGGCTCCCATCCGGCTGGTGGTGCCCTGGAAGTACGGTTTCAAAGGTATCAAGTCCATTGTCAAAATCAGACTGGTGGAGAAGATGCCCCCCACCAGCTGGAACAGGCTTGCTTCCAACGAATACGGCTTTTACGCCAATGTAAACCCGGCAGTGGACCACCCACGCTGGTCTCAGGCCAGTGAACGCTTTATCGGTCCCGGTGGCCTGTTTGCGGTCAAGCGCCAGAAAACCCTGCCGTTCAATGGTTACGGGGAGGAGGTGGCATCCCTGTATGCTGATATGGACCTGAGGAAGTTTTTCTAG
- a CDS encoding TonB-dependent receptor — protein sequence MTKSVFNLKLVAPLAAAIISVNTGAQEASKEEIGELMETIVVTAQAANARSDIQRQRDSDKMIAVQTSDAIGELPDANVTEALQRMPGVFITRDQGEGRFVGVRGIDPNLNSATINGMALPAPESDSRAVAMDVIPSDLLASLEVSKTLTPDMSADSIGGAIEIKSINALDHDGQNFKLSVENSYSELQDENSPKVAGKFTNVFELDGGAELGVAIAGSHQERNFGSENIETDGAWEMMEAEDGSKAFGAPEIEQRDYTITRERSGLAANFDLRLSDASLLYLHSLYSDFSDSEKRQRNEYKLDKGDLQSISSSSATWSDARLNKSLKDRFEEQQILSLVAGGEHDLDLWGVEYALGYSHSEEAEPHRRDTDFEQRGLELGYTSAGKIPSLEIGDVDASMNPANYVLDEIVIEDNFTDDEELSFRIDLRRDIEVAGNPSELKFGLQQRNREKTGDLNATVYSGFGGDYTLADFAMNKVDYSLMPFVGAGVDMGALNRFIDANLGNFEIEAADTALDSARDYVMSEDISALYVMNSIDFARASLVYGVRYERTDFKAAGNRVIESNEPIAGAVEVAEGVYVSPENSASDYSHLFPSVNFKYDYNENVVLRAAYTESLSRPSFGYLNPSAKETEYDEGELKVEAGDPELDPYESQNLDFSAEYYTDDLGMFSLGLFHKRIDNFAVVADVTSTMNGDFSEYAGSLPVDDAEILRPINGDTATLNGAELSWTRAFDNGLLLRANATFTDSEARLGLGPDAGRSDKAPLPLQSDLVGNFIVGYERDAFSLRLSTSFRGERLDEVNTEDAALDKYEDDHMQVDLSAKYHFANGVQLSFSGVNLTDEPMYLHNSGFNGQYEEYGPTYVLGVTYSTF from the coding sequence ATGACCAAGTCTGTTTTCAATCTGAAATTGGTGGCGCCGCTTGCCGCCGCGATCATCAGCGTCAATACCGGTGCGCAGGAAGCATCAAAAGAAGAGATCGGCGAACTGATGGAAACCATCGTGGTTACCGCCCAGGCAGCCAATGCCCGCAGCGATATTCAGCGCCAGAGGGATTCGGACAAGATGATTGCGGTGCAGACTTCCGATGCCATCGGTGAGTTGCCTGATGCCAACGTCACCGAGGCGCTGCAGCGCATGCCCGGCGTCTTTATTACTCGCGACCAGGGCGAGGGCCGCTTTGTCGGCGTGCGGGGTATCGACCCCAACCTCAATTCCGCCACCATTAATGGCATGGCCCTGCCGGCGCCGGAGAGCGACAGCCGCGCCGTGGCCATGGACGTGATTCCTTCCGACCTGCTCGCCAGCCTCGAGGTGTCCAAGACCCTGACTCCGGATATGAGCGCCGACTCCATTGGTGGCGCGATCGAAATCAAAAGTATCAACGCGCTGGATCACGACGGTCAGAACTTCAAGCTCAGCGTCGAAAACAGCTACAGCGAACTCCAGGATGAAAATAGCCCCAAGGTGGCCGGCAAGTTCACCAATGTGTTCGAGCTGGACGGCGGTGCCGAGCTGGGTGTGGCCATTGCCGGCAGCCACCAGGAACGCAATTTCGGTTCTGAAAACATCGAGACCGATGGCGCCTGGGAAATGATGGAGGCCGAGGATGGCAGCAAAGCGTTCGGCGCACCGGAAATCGAGCAGCGCGACTATACGATTACCCGGGAACGCAGCGGCCTGGCGGCAAATTTCGACCTGCGCCTGTCCGATGCAAGTTTGCTCTACCTGCACAGCCTCTACTCGGATTTTTCCGACTCCGAAAAACGCCAGCGCAATGAATACAAGTTGGACAAGGGCGACCTGCAGAGCATCTCTTCCAGCTCCGCTACCTGGTCTGATGCGCGTCTTAACAAATCCCTCAAGGACCGCTTCGAGGAGCAGCAGATTCTGTCGCTGGTCGCCGGTGGTGAACATGACCTGGATCTGTGGGGCGTGGAATATGCACTGGGTTATTCCCACTCCGAAGAGGCTGAACCGCACCGTCGCGACACGGATTTCGAACAGCGGGGCCTGGAACTGGGTTACACCAGTGCCGGCAAGATCCCAAGCCTGGAAATAGGCGATGTCGACGCGTCCATGAACCCCGCCAACTACGTGCTGGATGAAATCGTCATCGAGGACAACTTTACTGACGATGAGGAGCTCAGTTTCCGTATCGACCTCCGCCGTGATATCGAAGTGGCCGGCAATCCGTCGGAACTGAAATTCGGTCTCCAGCAGCGCAACCGGGAAAAGACCGGCGACCTGAATGCAACCGTGTACAGCGGTTTCGGCGGCGACTATACCCTGGCCGACTTCGCCATGAACAAAGTCGACTACAGTCTGATGCCTTTCGTCGGTGCCGGCGTCGACATGGGCGCGCTGAACCGCTTTATCGATGCCAATCTGGGTAACTTCGAGATCGAGGCGGCCGATACCGCGCTGGACTCCGCTCGCGACTATGTGATGAGCGAGGATATTTCCGCGCTCTATGTCATGAACAGCATTGATTTCGCGCGCGCCAGCCTGGTTTACGGTGTGCGCTATGAGCGGACTGATTTCAAAGCCGCCGGCAATCGCGTGATCGAGTCCAACGAGCCCATCGCCGGCGCCGTGGAAGTGGCGGAAGGTGTCTACGTCAGCCCGGAAAATTCCGCCAGTGACTACAGCCACTTGTTCCCGAGTGTCAATTTCAAGTACGACTACAACGAGAATGTCGTGCTGCGCGCCGCCTACACCGAATCCCTGTCGCGCCCCTCTTTCGGCTACCTGAATCCGTCCGCCAAGGAAACCGAGTACGACGAGGGCGAGCTGAAAGTTGAGGCGGGGGACCCGGAACTGGATCCTTATGAATCCCAGAACCTGGATTTCTCCGCCGAGTACTACACCGATGACCTGGGCATGTTCTCACTGGGATTGTTCCACAAGCGCATCGACAACTTCGCGGTGGTCGCCGACGTCACCAGTACCATGAACGGCGATTTCAGCGAGTATGCGGGCAGCCTGCCGGTGGACGACGCGGAAATCCTGCGCCCGATCAACGGCGATACGGCGACCCTGAATGGCGCCGAGCTGTCCTGGACCCGGGCCTTCGACAACGGCCTGCTGCTGCGCGCCAACGCCACCTTCACCGATTCCGAGGCCCGGTTGGGCCTGGGACCGGACGCGGGGCGCAGCGACAAAGCACCCCTGCCACTGCAGTCGGACCTGGTGGGTAACTTTATCGTCGGCTACGAGCGCGATGCCTTCAGCCTGCGCCTGTCCACCAGTTTCCGCGGTGAGCGCCTGGACGAGGTGAACACGGAGGATGCGGCGCTGGACAAATACGAGGACGACCATATGCAGGTGGACCTGTCGGCCAAGTACCACTTTGCCAACGGCGTGCAGCTGAGCTTCAGCGGTGTCAACCTGACCGATGAACCCATGTATCTGCACAACTCCGGCTTCAACGGTCAGTACGAAGAGTACGGCCCGACCTACGTGCTGGGCGTGACCTACTCAACGTTCTAA
- a CDS encoding phytase, with product MTCTTLLKSTVALALALALAGLLTACGPRMDESRAESVPLQPNQRITLSEVVSSQLAPVNLADTDYLLLASEKRGLVLADMDGGEKLALDGGTVERFALQQLEENRWLVAVYDEDRGELQLRLLDVDPDSGEPQIRYLSAMATDAPQAAMCFSRQAGRTHLFAIDENGLGHEYVVHPREDAWQFTGIRPLYFGEQVSSCVVDDRHGKLLVAQPPLGIWRLNADAEMDEDREVFAAPAELAEEDFGGLWLDEASGNLWLTAGQKVLAFNLNNPAEGTRFSRQLAELEPVSAVIQRGQLLALEEESDVVQRFQVALPEPAAEMQAFRAPVEIPRVAASGQTVPVKSGGDAADDPAIWVNPVNPSASLILGTDKKSGLNVYDLNGALVEQFPVGRLNNVDLRPIQHGSFVAIAAATNRTDPGVSLFGITASGKVDYLGLRNLDMEDPYGLCVYRKGADLMAWVSDKDSDLQLLQIMPGDGDIDWQLEQRATLAVESQVEGCVVDDEKQKLFFGEEDVGIWRLDIAGFLNGEAQPQLIAPVDGIRLAADVEGMGLYHKGERSYLVVSSQGNNSYALFSRSGSEFIGHFKVDINLDRNIDGSSETDGLEVSSAAFGDQYPDGLLVVQDGRNRMPSQRQNFKLVSWSDIATTLELK from the coding sequence ATGACGTGTACAACTTTATTGAAAAGTACGGTTGCGCTGGCGCTGGCGCTGGCGCTGGCTGGCCTGCTTACCGCCTGTGGACCTCGTATGGACGAGTCGCGTGCCGAATCAGTGCCGCTCCAGCCCAATCAACGCATTACGCTGTCGGAGGTGGTTTCCAGCCAGCTGGCGCCCGTTAATCTGGCGGATACAGACTACCTGCTGCTCGCCAGTGAGAAGCGAGGACTGGTACTCGCCGATATGGACGGGGGCGAAAAGCTCGCGCTCGATGGCGGTACCGTGGAGCGCTTCGCGCTGCAGCAACTGGAGGAAAACCGCTGGCTGGTGGCGGTGTACGATGAAGACCGTGGCGAACTGCAATTGCGTCTGCTGGATGTGGACCCCGACAGTGGTGAACCACAGATCCGCTATCTGAGTGCGATGGCCACGGACGCGCCTCAGGCCGCCATGTGCTTCTCCCGCCAGGCCGGGCGAACCCATTTGTTCGCCATCGATGAAAACGGTCTTGGTCACGAATACGTGGTGCACCCCCGCGAGGACGCCTGGCAGTTCACCGGCATCCGCCCGCTATATTTCGGCGAGCAGGTCAGCAGCTGTGTGGTGGATGACCGCCATGGCAAGTTGCTGGTTGCGCAGCCCCCCCTGGGCATCTGGCGCCTGAACGCCGACGCGGAGATGGATGAGGATCGCGAAGTATTCGCCGCCCCGGCGGAACTGGCGGAAGAGGATTTCGGTGGCCTGTGGCTGGACGAAGCCTCCGGCAACCTGTGGCTGACTGCGGGGCAGAAAGTCCTCGCGTTCAATCTCAACAACCCTGCCGAGGGCACCCGCTTTTCCCGTCAGCTTGCCGAACTGGAGCCGGTTTCCGCCGTGATCCAGCGGGGGCAGCTGCTGGCGCTGGAAGAGGAAAGTGACGTGGTGCAGCGCTTCCAGGTGGCGCTGCCGGAACCCGCGGCAGAAATGCAGGCATTTCGCGCGCCGGTCGAGATCCCCCGGGTTGCCGCCAGTGGCCAGACCGTACCGGTCAAATCTGGCGGCGACGCCGCCGACGATCCCGCGATCTGGGTCAATCCGGTCAATCCGTCAGCGAGCCTGATTCTGGGTACCGACAAGAAAAGTGGCCTCAATGTTTACGACCTGAACGGTGCGCTGGTGGAACAGTTCCCGGTAGGGCGACTGAACAACGTGGATCTGCGCCCGATCCAGCACGGCAGCTTTGTCGCCATTGCCGCCGCCACCAACCGCACCGATCCCGGTGTCAGCCTGTTTGGCATCACCGCTTCCGGCAAGGTGGATTACCTGGGGTTGCGCAATCTTGATATGGAAGACCCCTACGGCCTGTGCGTTTACCGCAAGGGTGCTGATCTGATGGCGTGGGTGTCGGACAAAGACAGCGACTTACAGCTACTGCAGATCATGCCCGGTGATGGGGATATCGATTGGCAGCTGGAGCAGCGCGCTACGCTTGCGGTAGAGAGTCAGGTGGAAGGTTGCGTGGTGGATGACGAGAAACAGAAGCTGTTCTTCGGCGAAGAAGATGTGGGTATCTGGCGGTTGGATATCGCCGGGTTCCTTAACGGTGAAGCGCAGCCACAACTGATCGCACCGGTGGATGGTATCCGTCTGGCGGCTGATGTGGAAGGCATGGGTCTGTACCACAAGGGCGAGCGCAGCTATCTGGTGGTATCCAGCCAGGGTAACAATAGCTATGCGTTGTTCAGCCGCAGTGGCAGCGAGTTTATCGGTCACTTCAAGGTGGACATCAACCTGGATCGCAACATTGATGGCAGCTCGGAAACCGATGGCCTGGAGGTTTCCAGTGCAGCCTTTGGCGACCAGTACCCCGATGGGTTACTGGTGGTGCAGGACGGTCGCAACCGCATGCCGAGCCAGAGGCAGAACTTCAAACTGGTATCCTGGTCCGACATTGCGACCACGCTAGAGTTGAAATGA
- a CDS encoding aldo/keto reductase encodes MQRLQSSLVSDFSLSRIAFGLWRLTDWSYTPRERLGLFEQMLDLGVTTFDLADIYGDYRCEQAFGEALKLNPVLRERMEIVSKCSIRLAGEVSGARINHYDTSATHVRSAVETSLRDMGIEQMDLLLLHRPDPLMDADALAAVLEQLVAEGKVRQLGVSNYLPHQTDLLQSRLSQPLVANQIEVSLLQSAPMFDGQLDYCQQHRVMPMAWSPFAGGRLFRGDDGDAVRVQQALHALCESRGLDPQVGAMQLAVAWLLKHPAKMVPVLGSGNPERLVAALEALDMEMEREDWYELLRAGRGREVD; translated from the coding sequence ATGCAGCGACTCCAGTCCTCCCTGGTCTCCGACTTCTCCCTGTCCCGTATCGCCTTCGGCCTCTGGCGTCTGACGGATTGGAGCTACACCCCGCGCGAGCGGTTGGGTCTGTTTGAACAGATGCTGGATCTGGGGGTGACTACGTTTGATCTGGCGGATATCTACGGGGATTACCGTTGTGAGCAGGCATTTGGTGAAGCGTTGAAGTTGAACCCCGTGCTGCGCGAGCGGATGGAAATTGTCAGCAAGTGCAGTATCCGTCTTGCGGGGGAGGTCTCCGGTGCACGTATCAATCACTACGATACCAGTGCGACTCATGTGCGCTCGGCGGTGGAAACCAGCCTGCGGGATATGGGGATTGAACAGATGGATCTGTTGTTGCTGCACCGTCCGGATCCGTTGATGGATGCGGATGCGCTGGCGGCGGTGCTGGAGCAGCTGGTGGCTGAGGGCAAGGTGAGGCAGTTGGGGGTTTCCAATTATCTGCCGCATCAGACGGATCTGCTGCAGTCCCGTCTTTCGCAGCCGCTGGTGGCGAATCAGATCGAGGTGTCGCTACTGCAGTCGGCGCCGATGTTTGATGGCCAGCTGGATTACTGTCAGCAGCACCGGGTGATGCCGATGGCGTGGTCGCCATTTGCGGGTGGTCGCCTGTTCCGCGGCGACGATGGGGATGCGGTGCGTGTTCAGCAGGCTCTCCATGCGCTGTGTGAGTCGCGGGGGTTGGATCCGCAAGTCGGGGCGATGCAGTTGGCGGTGGCCTGGTTGCTCAAGCATCCCGCCAAGATGGTGCCGGTGCTGGGCAGTGGTAATCCCGAGCGGTTGGTGGCGGCGTTGGAGGCGCTCGATATGGAGATGGAGCGGGAGGACTGGTACGAGCTGCTCCGTGCTGGTCGGGGCCGTGAGGTGGATTGA
- a CDS encoding PhoX family protein translates to MTERRRPAADDQAPASPQRRTLFKAIGAATAATAGAPLLTGCSSKDAPDSANNLSFDEIPHRLDFQHHVPEGYSADRVLSWGDPLEAFAGAFVPTKLTAAEQARRFGYNNDFIAYLPLHDEAGPGQGDMHITSDNSEHGLLCVNHEYTQPHLMFSGYTEDSANRGTSAEHVAIEQQACGHTIVEVEKTPDGWRPVQGSAYNRRISLTTEMELVGPAAGDTRLVTNADASGRKVHGTVGNCAGGKTPWGTVLIAEEGFGGAFQGDPDNIADEVEARNHHAFGIAEDNRNWGDYDRRFDITHEPNEPNRFGWMVEFDPYDPESIPRKLTTLGRFEHEGFTLVSKPGQPIVAYGGDDDEHQFVYRFVSKGIYRPGESAHNRDLLTEGTLFAGRFDEGGNGEWLPLTFGEGPLTELNGFRNQADVLIDCRRAAKLLGATPMDRPEDVETNPVNDCTYVMLTKNKKREAGEENAANPRARNTAGHVLEIVPPGIQGGQRDHASNRFSWNTFLLGGNPNAEDPRERGAYGQTSPGAISRHGWFTNPDNVAFDQLGNMWIATDGCESFGFHDGLWAMATEGELRAAPKHFFGCPEGGEICGPEFTPDGKTLFVAVQHPADTDRSTFDEPLHRWPDNDPDLPPRPSVLAIRRDDGGPVGS, encoded by the coding sequence ATGACTGAAAGAAGACGCCCCGCCGCAGACGACCAGGCACCCGCCAGCCCACAGCGACGCACTCTGTTCAAGGCGATTGGCGCAGCTACTGCCGCCACTGCCGGCGCTCCCCTGTTAACCGGCTGCTCGTCAAAAGATGCGCCAGATTCAGCGAACAACCTCAGCTTTGACGAGATACCGCACCGGCTCGACTTTCAGCACCATGTTCCCGAGGGCTACAGTGCCGACCGGGTATTGAGCTGGGGAGATCCGCTGGAGGCGTTTGCCGGCGCATTCGTCCCGACAAAACTGACTGCCGCAGAGCAGGCGCGACGCTTCGGTTACAACAATGATTTTATCGCCTACCTGCCGTTGCACGATGAAGCGGGCCCCGGCCAGGGCGATATGCATATCACCAGCGACAACAGCGAACACGGCCTGCTGTGCGTCAATCACGAGTACACCCAACCGCATCTGATGTTTTCCGGCTATACGGAAGACAGTGCCAACCGCGGCACCAGCGCAGAGCATGTGGCGATCGAACAACAGGCCTGCGGCCACACCATTGTGGAAGTCGAAAAAACACCGGATGGCTGGCGCCCGGTACAGGGCAGCGCTTACAACCGCCGTATTTCATTAACCACGGAAATGGAACTGGTTGGCCCCGCCGCCGGCGACACACGACTGGTGACCAATGCCGATGCCAGCGGCCGCAAGGTGCACGGCACTGTGGGCAATTGTGCCGGCGGCAAGACACCCTGGGGCACCGTACTGATTGCAGAGGAAGGGTTCGGCGGCGCTTTCCAGGGCGACCCGGACAACATCGCCGACGAGGTGGAAGCGCGCAACCATCACGCCTTCGGTATCGCCGAAGACAATCGCAACTGGGGCGATTACGACCGCCGTTTCGACATTACCCACGAACCGAACGAGCCCAACCGCTTTGGCTGGATGGTGGAGTTCGATCCCTACGATCCGGAATCCATACCCCGCAAACTCACCACCCTGGGCCGCTTTGAACACGAGGGCTTCACGCTGGTGAGCAAGCCCGGCCAGCCCATCGTCGCCTACGGCGGTGATGACGACGAACACCAGTTTGTGTATCGCTTTGTCTCGAAAGGCATCTATCGCCCGGGAGAAAGCGCCCACAATCGCGACCTGCTGACCGAAGGCACACTGTTTGCCGGACGCTTTGATGAAGGCGGCAATGGCGAATGGCTGCCGCTGACATTCGGTGAAGGTCCGCTCACCGAACTAAATGGTTTTCGCAATCAGGCGGACGTACTGATCGATTGCCGCCGCGCAGCAAAACTGCTCGGCGCCACCCCCATGGATCGGCCGGAAGATGTAGAAACCAACCCGGTCAACGACTGTACTTACGTGATGCTGACCAAGAACAAAAAACGCGAAGCCGGTGAAGAAAACGCGGCCAATCCGCGCGCGCGCAACACCGCGGGTCACGTACTGGAAATCGTACCGCCGGGCATACAGGGAGGCCAGCGCGATCACGCCAGCAATCGGTTTAGCTGGAATACCTTCCTGCTCGGCGGCAACCCCAATGCGGAAGATCCCCGCGAGCGCGGCGCTTACGGGCAGACAAGCCCGGGCGCGATATCCCGGCACGGCTGGTTTACCAACCCGGACAATGTGGCCTTCGATCAGCTGGGTAATATGTGGATCGCCACCGACGGTTGTGAAAGCTTCGGTTTTCACGATGGCTTGTGGGCAATGGCCACGGAGGGAGAATTGCGCGCAGCGCCGAAACATTTCTTTGGCTGCCCCGAGGGTGGAGAGATCTGCGGCCCGGAATTCACCCCGGATGGCAAAACCTTGTTTGTCGCGGTACAGCACCCGGCGGATACGGATCGCTCCACATTTGACGAGCCGCTACACCGCTGGCCAGATAACGATCCGGACCTGCCGCCACGGCCCTCGGTGCTGGCCATTCGCCGGGATGACGGCGGCCCCGTGGGAAGCTGA
- the ybaL gene encoding YbaL family putative K(+) efflux transporter, with the protein MHHDISLITTISVALGLALLLGFVAARLRLPALLGYMIAGVIIGPATPGFVADMVLSQQLAEIGVILLMFGVGLHFSLSDLMAVRRIAIVGALAQIVVATLLGFGVARWWGWEIGASLVFGLALSVASTVVLLRGLEARRLLDTVNGRIAVGWLVVEDLVMVFVLVILPALAGWLGGVPVDTGVDTGAEADSLALTIAITLGKVGVFVALMLVGGRRLFPWLLWQVARTGSRELFTLAVVASAMGIAYFSSMIFGVSFALGAFFAGTVLRESALSHRAAEESLPLRDAFAVLFFVSVGMLFDPGMLIESPGRVLAVVAIIVIGKTLAAFALVLLFRYPLNTALTVSASLAQIGEFSFILAALGVSLGLLSAEGQNLILAGALISIALNPLLFNALEPLQRWIRGRSSQARFMERSADPLAGLPMSTDLRKLTGHTVVVGYGDVGSRVVTTLCNEGISVVVAEQSRELVEQLRERGLAAVSGDAAEAEVLIQAHVARARLLIVTIPDTLRTRQMIETAHLLKPDIRVLARASGEEDAVLLKRDGAERVFLREQELARGMSNTAIELFDASVAQDR; encoded by the coding sequence TTGCATCACGATATTTCTCTGATTACTACCATTTCCGTGGCGCTGGGACTGGCACTGCTGCTCGGGTTTGTGGCCGCCCGACTGCGTTTGCCGGCGCTGCTCGGTTACATGATCGCTGGGGTGATCATCGGTCCGGCAACGCCGGGCTTTGTCGCGGATATGGTGCTGTCACAACAGCTGGCGGAGATCGGTGTAATCCTGCTGATGTTTGGTGTCGGCCTGCACTTCTCCCTGTCGGACCTGATGGCGGTGCGGCGCATCGCCATTGTTGGTGCGCTCGCGCAAATTGTGGTGGCCACACTGCTCGGCTTCGGTGTGGCGCGCTGGTGGGGCTGGGAGATTGGCGCCAGTCTGGTGTTTGGACTGGCGCTGTCGGTGGCAAGCACCGTCGTGCTGTTGCGTGGACTGGAGGCGCGCCGATTGCTGGATACGGTCAACGGGCGTATTGCCGTAGGCTGGCTGGTGGTGGAAGACCTGGTGATGGTATTTGTGCTGGTGATCCTGCCGGCACTGGCGGGTTGGCTTGGGGGGGTGCCGGTTGATACTGGTGTCGATACCGGCGCCGAGGCCGACAGTCTCGCACTCACCATCGCCATCACGCTCGGCAAGGTGGGGGTATTCGTGGCATTGATGCTGGTGGGCGGCCGGCGGCTTTTCCCCTGGCTGCTGTGGCAGGTGGCACGCACTGGCTCGCGCGAACTGTTTACCCTGGCAGTGGTGGCCTCCGCGATGGGTATCGCCTATTTCTCCTCGATGATCTTCGGGGTGTCCTTTGCGCTCGGTGCATTTTTTGCTGGTACGGTGCTACGTGAATCGGCGTTGAGTCACCGCGCCGCAGAGGAGTCACTGCCGCTGCGGGATGCTTTTGCGGTACTGTTTTTTGTTTCCGTGGGTATGCTGTTCGATCCGGGTATGTTGATTGAATCACCGGGGCGGGTGCTGGCGGTAGTAGCGATCATCGTGATTGGCAAAACCCTGGCCGCGTTCGCACTGGTATTACTATTCCGTTATCCGCTCAATACTGCGCTCACGGTGTCGGCGAGTCTGGCGCAGATTGGCGAGTTCTCATTTATTCTCGCGGCGCTCGGTGTCTCTCTGGGGTTGCTTTCCGCCGAGGGGCAGAACCTGATTCTGGCCGGTGCATTGATTTCCATTGCTCTGAATCCGTTGCTGTTCAATGCGCTCGAACCGCTGCAGCGCTGGATTCGCGGGCGCTCGTCGCAGGCTCGGTTTATGGAGCGCTCGGCGGATCCGCTGGCAGGTCTGCCCATGTCTACGGATCTGCGCAAACTGACCGGGCATACGGTGGTGGTTGGTTATGGCGACGTGGGTTCGCGGGTGGTGACGACGCTGTGCAACGAGGGAATATCCGTGGTGGTGGCGGAGCAGAGCCGCGAACTGGTGGAGCAACTGCGGGAGAGGGGATTGGCCGCAGTCTCCGGAGACGCGGCGGAGGCAGAAGTCTTGATTCAGGCCCACGTGGCGCGCGCACGCCTGTTGATTGTCACCATCCCTGATACCTTGCGCACTCGGCAGATGATCGAGACTGCGCATTTGCTGAAGCCGGATATCCGAGTGTTGGCGCGTGCCAGTGGCGAAGAGGATGCTGTGTTGCTGAAGCGGGACGGAGCCGAGCGGGTGTTTCTGCGTGAACAGGAGCTGGCGAGGGGAATGAGCAACACTGCTATCGAGTTATTTGATGCCTCCGTCGCCCAGGACCGCTAG
- the msrQ gene encoding protein-methionine-sulfoxide reductase heme-binding subunit MsrQ — protein sequence MAAAWKKPLAIALQVAVHLGALAPLVWLFYAINAGHLGGDPVKELIHYLGMGALRLLLLTLLVTPLAKLLHFGQLNRLRRPLGLWCFTWASLHFCAWLALDLGLDWSLIGSELIERTYILVGFSAWLILLALAVTSIPALLRRMGKHWKKLHGLLYIAALLGCWHFWWSVKSGWIEPAIYLTLACVLLWWRKDSVVRWLRSFTR from the coding sequence GTGGCTGCTGCCTGGAAAAAACCACTGGCGATCGCTTTGCAGGTGGCGGTGCATCTCGGCGCGCTGGCACCGCTGGTGTGGTTGTTCTATGCCATCAATGCCGGCCATCTCGGCGGCGATCCGGTCAAGGAGCTGATTCACTACCTGGGCATGGGGGCACTGCGTCTGCTGCTGCTCACCCTGCTGGTGACACCGCTCGCCAAATTGCTCCACTTCGGTCAACTCAATCGACTGCGGCGCCCGCTGGGGCTGTGGTGTTTTACCTGGGCTTCGCTGCATTTCTGCGCGTGGCTGGCACTGGATCTGGGGCTGGACTGGTCACTGATCGGCAGCGAGCTGATCGAGCGCACCTATATCCTGGTGGGGTTCAGTGCGTGGTTGATCCTGCTGGCGCTGGCGGTCACGTCGATCCCCGCGCTGTTGCGGCGGATGGGCAAGCACTGGAAAAAGTTGCACGGGCTGCTTTATATCGCAGCGCTGTTGGGGTGCTGGCATTTCTGGTGGTCGGTGAAGAGCGGCTGGATTGAACCGGCAATTTATCTGACGCTGGCCTGCGTCCTGTTGTGGTGGCGAAAGGACAGCGTGGTGCGTTGGCTGCGATCTTTTACCCGATAG